One genomic segment of Ctenopharyngodon idella isolate HZGC_01 chromosome 7, HZGC01, whole genome shotgun sequence includes these proteins:
- the irx6a gene encoding iroquois-class homeodomain protein IRX-6a isoform X2, producing MVTKEAAMSFSQFGYPYNATSQFFVSANPSTTCCDSISRSVTEGSSASQTAASFCCPSYENRLLASTRTELNAALGMYGSPYAAAAAAAGQNYANYFPYSADPSAIYSSLNPQYEIKEGSGSLHGTITQPAAYYPYDHSLGQYQYDRYGTVDFNGSTRRKNATRETTSTLKTWLYEHRKNPYPTKGEKIMLAIITKMTLTQVSTWFANARRRLKKENKMTWSPKNKAGDDRKEDLNKSDPDSITKDSKDSKDERDLQFSDLDDIEDEDCDKLDSDCEKSGQDDLPTSSPLKRDCNPDLPLHSNFPSFPCGLKGLGPLNPDYLDPLGSKQQQQQPSPQSTSINTVTLSHFESSEKPRIWSLARTAVAGVVLGTQNGGDVRTGPVDCPMQGVRLPTVGGVQCGELKGLQDPTNLSNTESLYEEGLQGIHKAYSSGSYKTLQLHSSSYPGLTESCQYSSMEGFPSAGKTEIESNELNDTCPTIQNTKTTAFRPVMKR from the exons ATGGTAACAAAAGAAGCAGCTATGTCTTTCTCTCAGTTTGGATATCCTTACAATGCAACTTCTCAG TTCTTCGTGTCGGCAAACCCCAGTACGACTTGCTGCGATTCGATTTCCAGGTCGGTGACGGAAGGATCGAGCGCGTCTCAGACCGCAGCCTCCTTCTGCTGTCCCTCCTATGAGAACCGGCTGCTGGCGAGCACGCGGACCGAGCTCAACGCCGCGCTCGGGATGTACGGCTCTCCCTACGCAGCAGCGGCGGCGGCAGCAGGGCAGAACTACGCCAACTACTTTCCGTACAGCGCCGACCCCTCTGCCATCTACTCCAGCCTG AACCCACAATATGAAATCAAAGAGGGGTCAGGCAGTCTTCATGGTACTATAACCCAACCTGCCGCCTACTATCCATATGACCACTCACTTGGCCAGTACCAGTACGACAG GTATGGGACGGTTGATTTTAATGGGTCAACACGGAGAAAGAATGCCACGCGTGAGACAACGAGCACTCTCAAAACATGGCTTTATGAACACCGGAAGAACCCATATCCTACAAAGGGTGAGAAGATCATGCTGGCCATTATCACCAAAATGACTCTCACGCAAGTGTCTACCTGGTTTGCCAATGCTAGAAGGAGactcaaaaaagaaaacaaaatgaccTGGTCCCCCAAAAACAAAGCAGGCGATGACAGGAAGGAAGACCTTAATAAGAGTGACCCAGACAGCATTACCAAAG ATTCCAAAGACAGTAAAGATGAGCGGGACCTGCAGTTCAGTGACCTGGATGACATAGAGGACGAGGACTGTGACAAGCTGGACAGTGACTGTGAGAAATCAGGTCAGGATGACCTCCCGACTTCCTCCCCTCTAAAGAGAGACTGTAACCCTGACCTCCCTCTCCACTCGAACTTCCCATCTTTTCCCTGTGGTCTAAAGGGTTTGGGGCCTCTGAACCCCGATTACCTGGATCCTTTGGGATCcaaacaacagcagcaacagccCTCACCTCAGTCCACCTCCATAAACACTGTGACACTATCTCACTTTGAGTCGTCGGAAAAACCTCGGATCTGGTCGCTCGCACGTACGGCTGTCGCAGGGGTTGTATTAGGCACGCAGAATGGTGGGGATGTACGAACTGGGCCCGTGGACTGTCCGATGCAGGGAGTCAGGCTGCCCACAGTCGGAGGAGTGCAGTGTGGGGAGCTGAAGGGCCTTCAGGACCCTACAAACCTCAGCAATACTGAAAGCCTTTACGAAGAAGGACTGCAGGGGATACACAAGGCATACAGTAGCGGGAGCTACAAAACCCTTCAACTTCATTCTTCATCCTATCCTGGACTGACAGAATCCTGCCAGTACTCCTCAATGGAAG GCTTCCCCAGTGCAGGAAAGACAGAGATAGAATCCAATGAGCTCAATGACACGTGTCCAACAATCCAGAATACTAAGACCACTGCATTCAGACCTGTGATGAAGAGGTGA
- the irx6a gene encoding iroquois-class homeodomain protein IRX-6a isoform X1, giving the protein MVTKEAAMSFSQFGYPYNATSQFFVSANPSTTCCDSISRSVTEGSSASQTAASFCCPSYENRLLASTRTELNAALGMYGSPYAAAAAAAGQNYANYFPYSADPSAIYSSLNPQYEIKEGSGSLHGTITQPAAYYPYDHSLGQYQYDRYGTVDFNGSTRRKNATRETTSTLKTWLYEHRKNPYPTKGEKIMLAIITKMTLTQVSTWFANARRRLKKENKMTWSPKNKAGDDRKEDLNKSDPDSITKDSKDSKDERDLQFSDLDDIEDEDCDKLDSDCEKSGQDDLPTSSPLKRDCNPDLPLHSNFPSFPCGLKGLGPLNPDYLDPLGSKQQQQQPSPQSTSINTVTLSHFESSEKPRIWSLARTAVAGVVLGTQNGGDVRTGPVDCPMQGVRLPTVGGVQCGELKGLQDPTNLSNTESLYEEGLQGIHKAYSSGSYKTLQLHSSSYPGLTESCQYSSMEGFPSAGKTEIESNELNDTCPTIQNTKTTAFRPVMKRTAEMPINMGTFL; this is encoded by the exons ATGGTAACAAAAGAAGCAGCTATGTCTTTCTCTCAGTTTGGATATCCTTACAATGCAACTTCTCAG TTCTTCGTGTCGGCAAACCCCAGTACGACTTGCTGCGATTCGATTTCCAGGTCGGTGACGGAAGGATCGAGCGCGTCTCAGACCGCAGCCTCCTTCTGCTGTCCCTCCTATGAGAACCGGCTGCTGGCGAGCACGCGGACCGAGCTCAACGCCGCGCTCGGGATGTACGGCTCTCCCTACGCAGCAGCGGCGGCGGCAGCAGGGCAGAACTACGCCAACTACTTTCCGTACAGCGCCGACCCCTCTGCCATCTACTCCAGCCTG AACCCACAATATGAAATCAAAGAGGGGTCAGGCAGTCTTCATGGTACTATAACCCAACCTGCCGCCTACTATCCATATGACCACTCACTTGGCCAGTACCAGTACGACAG GTATGGGACGGTTGATTTTAATGGGTCAACACGGAGAAAGAATGCCACGCGTGAGACAACGAGCACTCTCAAAACATGGCTTTATGAACACCGGAAGAACCCATATCCTACAAAGGGTGAGAAGATCATGCTGGCCATTATCACCAAAATGACTCTCACGCAAGTGTCTACCTGGTTTGCCAATGCTAGAAGGAGactcaaaaaagaaaacaaaatgaccTGGTCCCCCAAAAACAAAGCAGGCGATGACAGGAAGGAAGACCTTAATAAGAGTGACCCAGACAGCATTACCAAAG ATTCCAAAGACAGTAAAGATGAGCGGGACCTGCAGTTCAGTGACCTGGATGACATAGAGGACGAGGACTGTGACAAGCTGGACAGTGACTGTGAGAAATCAGGTCAGGATGACCTCCCGACTTCCTCCCCTCTAAAGAGAGACTGTAACCCTGACCTCCCTCTCCACTCGAACTTCCCATCTTTTCCCTGTGGTCTAAAGGGTTTGGGGCCTCTGAACCCCGATTACCTGGATCCTTTGGGATCcaaacaacagcagcaacagccCTCACCTCAGTCCACCTCCATAAACACTGTGACACTATCTCACTTTGAGTCGTCGGAAAAACCTCGGATCTGGTCGCTCGCACGTACGGCTGTCGCAGGGGTTGTATTAGGCACGCAGAATGGTGGGGATGTACGAACTGGGCCCGTGGACTGTCCGATGCAGGGAGTCAGGCTGCCCACAGTCGGAGGAGTGCAGTGTGGGGAGCTGAAGGGCCTTCAGGACCCTACAAACCTCAGCAATACTGAAAGCCTTTACGAAGAAGGACTGCAGGGGATACACAAGGCATACAGTAGCGGGAGCTACAAAACCCTTCAACTTCATTCTTCATCCTATCCTGGACTGACAGAATCCTGCCAGTACTCCTCAATGGAAG GCTTCCCCAGTGCAGGAAAGACAGAGATAGAATCCAATGAGCTCAATGACACGTGTCCAACAATCCAGAATACTAAGACCACTGCATTCAGACCTGTGATGAAGAG GACTGCGGAAATGCCAATAAACATGGGGACATTTTTATGA